One Streptomyces sp. ML-6 genomic region harbors:
- a CDS encoding polysaccharide lyase family 8 super-sandwich domain-containing protein → MPNQPGWSRRTLLTLSAATALTVALPGSATAAGPATNTAPGTAPDADEFDTLRRRWTDIALGTGYDPGAEPFASRLAGTGTRARGFRSTMSPAADSLWPGTRFDPPSGITQSYSRLWTMTQAYAQPGTGSTGDAALLADILRGWDHLAATAYHASVTPYGNWWEWQIGSPRLLMDIAAVLYEHLGPARIEAACAAVDHFIPDAVLRDYSGTSTGANRVDLCRSVALRGVLGRAPAEVALARDALSPVFPYVTQGDGLYADGSFVQHTTVAYSGTYGQVMLDGLGRLFALLAGSTWAVTDPNRQIILDSVERAYAPLIHNGLVMDSVNGRAVSRGLLKNDDLQVMRSDHFHGQGIIAGIALLAAGASPAERDRWHGMIKGWIARDRTSPVLTARQFPVADLARLHAVQATAVPAAPERVGHHLFAQMARAVHRRPDWAAGISMASARISYYECGNGENPRGWHTGAGMLYWWPGAAHNDQYTDWFWPTVDPYRLPGTTVSTKRLADRAGGEWGAAKPAAHWVGGATDGEYGAVGQHLKGLGSTLDARKSWFCAADTVICLGAGITATDGVPVETIVDNRMLGENGTEALTVDSRPRPRWAHLEGHGGWVLPGGADLRTLREDRTGAWSDINTTSSTERRTRRYQTLWLDHGTDPAGAEHVYLLMPGASRRAVTERAADRGWLTVLANTATVQAVAVRALGLTAANFWRAGTAGPLSVTAPASVLVRRRRGTTTLCVSGPDRSGTPVELVWDRPVREVVSADPGIEVRATGRSLVLRIDPGTAGVTLRCDIR, encoded by the coding sequence ATGCCGAACCAGCCCGGCTGGTCCCGCCGCACCCTGCTGACCCTCTCCGCCGCCACCGCCCTGACGGTCGCCCTCCCCGGCTCCGCCACCGCCGCCGGTCCCGCGACGAACACCGCCCCGGGCACCGCACCGGACGCCGACGAGTTCGACACCCTCCGCCGTCGCTGGACCGACATCGCGCTCGGCACCGGCTACGACCCGGGCGCCGAACCCTTCGCCTCCCGCCTGGCCGGGACGGGCACCCGCGCCCGCGGCTTCCGGTCGACGATGAGCCCGGCCGCCGACTCGCTGTGGCCCGGCACCAGGTTCGACCCGCCGTCCGGCATCACCCAGAGCTACAGCCGGCTGTGGACGATGACCCAGGCGTACGCGCAGCCCGGCACCGGCTCGACCGGCGACGCCGCCCTCCTCGCCGACATCCTGCGCGGCTGGGACCACCTGGCCGCCACCGCCTACCACGCCTCCGTCACCCCGTACGGCAACTGGTGGGAGTGGCAGATCGGCAGTCCCCGCCTCCTCATGGACATCGCGGCCGTGCTGTACGAACACCTGGGCCCGGCCCGGATCGAGGCCGCCTGCGCGGCCGTCGACCACTTCATCCCCGACGCCGTCCTGCGCGACTACAGCGGCACCTCCACCGGAGCCAACCGCGTCGACCTGTGCCGCTCCGTCGCCCTGCGCGGCGTCCTCGGCCGGGCACCCGCCGAGGTCGCCCTCGCCAGGGACGCCCTGTCGCCGGTCTTCCCGTACGTCACCCAGGGGGACGGCCTGTACGCGGACGGGTCGTTCGTCCAGCACACCACCGTCGCCTACTCCGGCACCTACGGCCAGGTCATGCTCGACGGCCTCGGCCGGCTCTTCGCCCTGCTCGCCGGATCGACCTGGGCCGTCACCGACCCGAACCGGCAGATCATCCTGGACAGCGTCGAACGCGCCTACGCCCCGCTGATCCACAACGGCCTGGTCATGGACAGCGTCAACGGCCGGGCCGTCAGCCGCGGCCTGCTGAAGAACGACGACCTCCAGGTGATGCGCAGCGACCACTTCCACGGCCAGGGCATCATCGCCGGGATCGCCCTCCTCGCCGCGGGCGCCTCACCGGCCGAACGCGACCGGTGGCACGGCATGATCAAGGGCTGGATCGCCCGGGACCGGACCAGCCCCGTCCTCACCGCCCGCCAGTTCCCCGTCGCCGACCTGGCCCGGCTGCACGCCGTGCAGGCCACCGCCGTCCCGGCCGCGCCGGAACGGGTGGGCCACCACCTCTTCGCCCAGATGGCCCGCGCCGTCCACCGGCGCCCGGACTGGGCCGCCGGCATCTCCATGGCCTCCGCGCGGATCTCGTACTACGAATGCGGCAACGGCGAGAACCCGCGCGGCTGGCACACCGGCGCCGGAATGCTCTACTGGTGGCCGGGCGCGGCGCACAACGACCAGTACACCGACTGGTTCTGGCCCACCGTCGACCCCTACCGGCTGCCCGGCACGACCGTGTCGACCAAGCGGCTCGCCGACCGGGCCGGCGGCGAATGGGGCGCGGCCAAACCCGCCGCGCACTGGGTCGGCGGCGCCACCGACGGCGAGTACGGCGCGGTCGGCCAGCACCTCAAGGGCCTCGGCTCCACCCTGGACGCCCGCAAGTCGTGGTTCTGCGCCGCCGACACCGTCATCTGCCTCGGCGCCGGCATCACCGCCACCGACGGGGTGCCCGTCGAGACGATCGTCGACAACCGCATGCTCGGCGAGAACGGCACCGAGGCGCTCACCGTCGACAGCCGCCCCCGGCCCCGCTGGGCCCATCTGGAGGGTCACGGCGGCTGGGTCCTCCCCGGCGGGGCGGACCTGCGCACCCTGCGCGAGGACCGCACCGGCGCCTGGTCCGACATCAACACCACCAGCTCCACCGAGCGCCGCACCCGCCGCTACCAGACCCTCTGGCTCGACCACGGCACCGACCCGGCCGGAGCCGAGCACGTCTACCTGCTGATGCCCGGCGCCTCCCGGCGCGCCGTCACCGAGCGCGCCGCCGACCGGGGATGGCTGACCGTGCTCGCCAACACCGCCACCGTCCAGGCGGTCGCGGTGCGCGCGCTCGGGCTGACCGCCGCCAACTTCTGGCGCGCGGGCACCGCCGGACCGCTCTCGGTCACGGCCCCGGCGAGCGTGCTCGTACGGCGGCGGCGCGGCACGACGACGCTGTGCGTCAGCGGACCGGACCGCAGCGGCACCCCGGTGGAACTGGTGTGGGACCGGCCGGTGCGCGAGGTCGTCTCCGCGGACCCGGGCATCGAGGTGCGCGCCACCGGCCGGAGCCTGGTCCTCCGGATCGACCCGGGCACCGCGGGCGTCACCCTCCGGTGTGACATCCGGTAG
- a CDS encoding serine protease, with product MGELRADWRLRLRRGAADGPVCGAGVLLTQDRALTCAHVVGEPDARMWVEFAENPGIAPVGARVAEGGWLPGLGATREDIALLALDSPRPHATPASLDRSLERGREVWIGGYARAFADGMWLTGRIGGAHGAWIQLDAGRNEQVVRPGFSGAAVQVRGGPAGPPERVVGMVVSWRGDRDLALPADNDLAFSYMVPIDRIAELVPLVAELSGPDGWDHGLARRLRRWFAGGDEPEVRLSVVPHGGGRDRTLRHQLHRAHLVYRAGRTTPEDFVDELVTRLRPPRHQAAAYCDWLLTGGTPPERPPGTGPGGAGAGGAVSGGAGPGGAVSGGAGPGGAVSRGAVPGGAGPTLAVIGLDEDRQPHRLVPLLVRVRALGFRVLVVVRESGGPGVTEVARHLLLPALDDRAALLIRRAEDIEREWAALNGLLESASMAPLPRTDAARHRRRLAELRTVEDPHRRLAALRALLRELRTDLDRHDRRTGTDLPAPRGEQDRAEQR from the coding sequence ATGGGGGAGTTGAGAGCGGACTGGCGGCTGCGGCTGCGACGCGGCGCCGCGGACGGGCCCGTCTGCGGCGCAGGGGTGCTGCTCACCCAGGACCGGGCCCTCACCTGCGCGCACGTCGTGGGGGAGCCGGACGCCCGGATGTGGGTGGAGTTCGCGGAGAACCCCGGCATCGCCCCGGTGGGGGCACGCGTTGCCGAGGGCGGCTGGCTGCCCGGACTCGGCGCGACCCGCGAGGACATCGCGCTGCTCGCCCTGGACAGCCCCCGCCCGCACGCCACCCCCGCCTCCCTCGACCGGAGCCTGGAACGCGGCCGTGAGGTGTGGATAGGCGGATACGCGCGGGCCTTCGCCGACGGCATGTGGCTGACCGGGCGGATCGGCGGGGCGCACGGGGCGTGGATCCAGCTCGACGCCGGACGCAACGAACAGGTGGTGCGCCCCGGGTTCAGCGGGGCCGCCGTGCAGGTGCGCGGCGGCCCCGCCGGACCGCCCGAACGGGTGGTCGGCATGGTCGTCAGCTGGCGCGGCGACCGCGACCTGGCCCTGCCCGCCGACAACGACCTGGCGTTCTCGTACATGGTCCCGATCGACAGGATCGCCGAACTCGTGCCATTGGTCGCCGAGTTGAGCGGCCCGGACGGCTGGGACCACGGGCTGGCGCGGCGGCTGCGGAGATGGTTCGCCGGCGGCGACGAGCCCGAGGTGCGGCTCAGCGTCGTCCCGCACGGCGGCGGACGCGACCGCACCCTGCGCCACCAACTGCACCGCGCCCACCTCGTCTACCGGGCCGGGCGCACCACCCCCGAGGACTTCGTCGACGAGCTGGTGACCCGGCTCCGCCCGCCCCGCCACCAGGCCGCGGCGTACTGCGACTGGCTCCTCACGGGCGGCACCCCGCCGGAACGGCCGCCGGGCACGGGGCCGGGGGGAGCGGGTGCAGGGGGCGCGGTGTCCGGAGGCGCGGGGCCCGGGGGCGCGGTGTCCGGAGGCGCGGGGCCTGGGGGCGCGGTATCCAGGGGCGCGGTGCCCGGAGGTGCGGGCCCCACCCTCGCCGTGATCGGGCTCGACGAGGACCGGCAGCCGCACCGGCTGGTCCCCCTGCTCGTACGGGTCCGGGCACTCGGCTTCCGGGTGCTCGTCGTCGTCCGGGAGAGCGGGGGCCCCGGAGTGACCGAGGTCGCGCGGCACCTGCTGTTACCCGCCCTCGACGACCGGGCCGCCCTGCTGATCCGCCGCGCCGAGGACATCGAGCGGGAATGGGCCGCGCTGAACGGCCTGCTGGAATCGGCCTCCATGGCCCCCCTGCCGCGCACCGACGCGGCCCGCCACCGCCGCCGGCTGGCCGAACTGCGCACCGTCGAGGACCCGCACCGACGACTCGCCGCCCTGCGCGCCCTGCTGCGCGAACTGCGGACAGACCTGGACCGGCACGACCGGCGCACCGGGACGGACCTGCCCGCACCACGCGGCGAACAGGACCGGGCGGAGCAGCGATGA
- a CDS encoding serine/threonine protein kinase — MRIPCPHRRFTGGPCDGAVQSTGHCDTCGRAEDGPGLPPLPADPAAHGPGNLLELPRLRPNPPDRRLSAAVTRAHIRMSCSAKSCAAYFIPPYTAAPPPDEGYCPRCGAPYSYRPELTSDGPLLQDQYRILGPIAHGGQGWVYLAHDTHLEDLVAVKGLLNRYAERGAAQAGEERRSLVAIRHERIVQIRDFVSTSNEDGTVSGGYIVMQDVGDRTLSAVVEATRQGTFVLDIEHVLTYGCQILEALAHLHGMGFLYGDMKPSNVVHQHDGVKVIDLGGVRAIGSTEPPPVITPRYAAPEMVSGSPLTVAHDIHTVGATLAELAGWAVGDDVPGLGTSSFRLVVERATDPDPERRFADADEMAGQLRGVLREIRALRGKRDRTEPSTHFTPSTGLLGARLGTVPDYAHWLARPLHRRDEIREAPALDSGLPTPAEIARRLPVPRPYPGDPEAARFLVSSYDPGRLLPQPATGERSVEICLHNVRLLLAREDGEALAAAREQVAAADAIPGPGPVRQWRLSWHRGLVALRGAQDPADRQRLLAQALDHFTAVHRALPGEYATKLALAYVVEQLGPDHPPGPAPSAYELFRAVHARNPSHVGAALGLARLALARGDRDAATAVLDLVPDESRDHGVARIAALRIRAARLAAGEHPLPGVARIDAVLAAVPLRGARTGPRPPSVVTGDEPARLLRTELYEWKLDAVRAAAGGSRPDGRWWRRGLPPVPGPGELAVRQDLARCYRWMARQCKQSADYEKLIDLSHAVRPQGRFWHSPRTRPARGS, encoded by the coding sequence ATGAGGATCCCCTGCCCGCACCGCCGCTTCACCGGGGGCCCGTGCGACGGCGCCGTGCAGAGCACCGGCCACTGCGACACCTGCGGACGCGCCGAGGACGGGCCGGGCCTCCCGCCGCTGCCCGCCGACCCCGCCGCGCACGGCCCCGGGAACCTGCTGGAACTGCCCCGGCTCCGGCCCAACCCCCCCGACCGGCGGCTGAGCGCCGCCGTCACCCGGGCCCACATCCGGATGAGCTGCTCGGCCAAGTCCTGCGCCGCCTACTTCATCCCCCCGTACACCGCCGCCCCGCCCCCCGACGAGGGCTACTGCCCCCGGTGCGGCGCCCCCTACTCCTACCGCCCCGAACTCACCAGCGACGGGCCGCTGCTCCAGGACCAGTACCGCATCCTCGGCCCCATCGCCCACGGCGGTCAGGGCTGGGTCTACCTCGCCCACGACACCCACCTCGAAGACCTCGTCGCCGTGAAGGGCCTGCTCAACCGGTACGCGGAACGGGGCGCCGCCCAGGCCGGCGAGGAACGCCGCAGCCTGGTCGCCATCCGGCACGAACGCATCGTCCAGATCCGGGACTTCGTCAGCACCAGCAACGAGGACGGCACGGTCTCCGGCGGCTACATCGTGATGCAGGACGTCGGCGACCGCACCCTCTCCGCGGTCGTCGAGGCGACCCGGCAGGGCACCTTCGTCCTCGACATCGAACACGTCCTCACCTACGGCTGCCAGATCCTCGAAGCCCTCGCCCACCTGCACGGCATGGGATTCCTGTACGGGGACATGAAGCCGTCCAACGTCGTCCACCAGCACGACGGCGTCAAGGTCATCGACCTCGGCGGGGTGCGGGCGATCGGCTCCACCGAACCGCCGCCCGTCATCACCCCCCGCTACGCCGCGCCCGAGATGGTCAGCGGCAGCCCGCTGACCGTCGCCCACGACATCCACACCGTCGGCGCGACCCTGGCCGAGCTGGCCGGCTGGGCCGTCGGCGACGACGTGCCCGGCCTCGGCACCAGCTCGTTCCGGCTGGTGGTGGAGCGGGCCACCGACCCGGACCCGGAACGCCGGTTCGCCGACGCCGACGAGATGGCGGGCCAACTGCGCGGGGTGCTGCGGGAGATCAGGGCACTGCGCGGGAAACGCGACCGGACCGAACCGTCCACCCACTTCACCCCGTCCACCGGACTGCTCGGCGCGCGGCTGGGCACCGTCCCCGACTACGCGCACTGGCTGGCCCGCCCCCTGCACCGCCGCGACGAGATCCGCGAGGCGCCCGCCCTGGACTCCGGGCTCCCCACCCCCGCCGAGATCGCCCGGCGGCTGCCGGTGCCCCGGCCCTACCCCGGGGACCCGGAGGCCGCCCGGTTCCTGGTGAGCAGCTACGACCCCGGACGATTACTGCCCCAGCCCGCCACGGGGGAGCGGTCGGTGGAGATCTGCCTGCACAACGTCCGCCTGCTCCTCGCCAGGGAGGACGGCGAGGCCCTGGCCGCCGCCCGCGAACAGGTGGCGGCGGCCGACGCCATACCGGGCCCCGGCCCGGTGCGGCAGTGGCGGCTCAGCTGGCACCGGGGACTCGTCGCCCTGCGCGGCGCACAGGACCCGGCCGACCGGCAGCGGCTGCTGGCCCAGGCCCTGGACCACTTCACCGCCGTGCACCGCGCCCTGCCCGGCGAGTACGCCACGAAACTGGCCCTCGCCTACGTCGTGGAACAGCTCGGCCCCGACCACCCGCCCGGCCCGGCCCCCTCGGCGTACGAACTCTTCCGGGCCGTGCACGCCCGCAACCCCTCCCACGTCGGGGCGGCGCTCGGCCTGGCCCGGCTGGCCCTGGCCCGCGGCGACCGGGACGCGGCGACCGCCGTCCTGGACCTGGTGCCCGACGAGTCGCGGGACCACGGCGTCGCCCGGATCGCCGCCCTGCGCATCCGAGCGGCCCGGCTCGCCGCCGGGGAACACCCCCTGCCCGGGGTGGCCCGGATCGACGCCGTGCTCGCCGCCGTCCCCCTGCGCGGGGCCCGCACCGGACCGCGGCCGCCGTCCGTCGTGACGGGCGACGAACCGGCCCGGCTGCTGCGCACCGAACTGTACGAGTGGAAGCTCGACGCCGTCCGGGCCGCAGCCGGCGGCAGCCGGCCCGACGGGCGCTGGTGGCGGCGGGGCCTGCCCCCGGTACCGGGGCCCGGCGAGCTCGCCGTACGGCAGGACCTGGCCCGGTGCTACCGCTGGATGGCCCGGCAGTGCAAACAAAGCGCCGACTACGAGAAGCTCATCGACCTCTCGCACGCCGTCCGCCCGCAGGGCCGCTTCTGGCACTCGCCCCGTACCCGTCCCGCCCGAGGGAGTTGA
- a CDS encoding carbohydrate ABC transporter substrate-binding protein — MTGRPRHRPPGTGTTGRLRAVLFVLCLALTAAGCGLAVPGGDDGRPKVTILGPWTGDQEKQFKEVLDTLDTPYTYQGTAATREVLLAGVQAGDPPDIAILPGIGDLVEYAAEKRLKPVGRPAGAPAYGRPWQPEAEGMDADLWVPLKADLKSIVWYRTDRPPPSAPAPLRSWCIGMGDDGASGWPGSDWIEDLVLQTAGPVLYGRWATGKLEWHKGPVARAWRLWAGLLAQDPAAARDALSKDHRGPPGRHGLLFQGDCTLEHQGSFARSFYGDHQEQVSFTDSARLLPGGPRAKGREVSADFAALFSDSPQARDLLARLTSRRAQEEWGRRAGVFSPHPDVRARSGTVEKRISSRLVDHRLPLCLDASDVMPAAVREAFYEAVLLTMADPDGPVKPRLKDVQRVQDAQPDGVPRLTGVCSRPQ; from the coding sequence ATGACCGGCCGCCCGCGACACCGGCCGCCGGGGACCGGGACGACCGGACGCCTCCGTGCCGTCCTGTTCGTCCTGTGCCTGGCGCTGACCGCGGCGGGCTGCGGACTCGCCGTGCCCGGCGGCGACGACGGCCGGCCGAAGGTGACGATCCTCGGCCCGTGGACCGGCGACCAGGAGAAACAGTTCAAGGAGGTCCTGGACACCCTCGACACCCCGTACACCTACCAGGGCACCGCCGCCACCCGGGAGGTCCTGCTCGCCGGGGTGCAGGCGGGCGACCCCCCCGACATCGCGATCCTGCCGGGCATCGGGGACCTCGTCGAGTACGCGGCGGAGAAGCGGCTGAAACCGGTGGGGCGCCCGGCCGGTGCCCCGGCGTACGGCAGGCCCTGGCAGCCCGAGGCCGAGGGCATGGACGCGGACCTCTGGGTGCCGCTCAAGGCCGACCTCAAGAGCATCGTCTGGTACCGCACGGACCGACCGCCGCCCTCCGCCCCGGCGCCGCTGCGCTCCTGGTGCATCGGCATGGGCGACGACGGGGCGTCCGGCTGGCCCGGCAGCGACTGGATCGAGGACCTGGTCCTGCAGACGGCGGGCCCGGTGCTGTACGGGCGCTGGGCGACCGGCAAGCTGGAATGGCACAAGGGGCCGGTGGCCCGCGCCTGGCGCCTGTGGGCCGGACTGCTGGCCCAGGACCCGGCGGCCGCCCGGGACGCCCTGAGCAAGGACCACCGGGGCCCGCCCGGCAGGCACGGCCTGCTCTTCCAGGGCGACTGCACGCTGGAGCACCAGGGCTCCTTCGCCCGCTCCTTCTACGGGGACCACCAGGAACAGGTCTCCTTCACGGACTCCGCACGGCTGCTGCCCGGGGGGCCGAGGGCGAAGGGCCGCGAGGTCTCCGCCGACTTCGCCGCGCTCTTCAGCGACTCCCCGCAGGCCCGCGACCTGCTCGCCCGACTCACCTCCCGCCGGGCCCAGGAGGAATGGGGCCGCAGGGCCGGGGTGTTCTCGCCCCACCCCGACGTGCGCGCCCGGAGCGGTACGGTCGAGAAGCGGATCAGCAGCCGCCTCGTCGACCACCGGCTGCCGCTCTGCCTGGACGCCTCCGACGTGATGCCCGCCGCCGTCCGGGAGGCGTTCTACGAGGCGGTGCTGCTCACCATGGCCGACCCCGACGGGCCGGTGAAGCCACGGCTGAAGGACGTGCAGCGGGTCCAGGACGCCCAGCCCGACGGCGTCCCGAGACTGACGGGGGTGTGCAGCAGACCACAGTGA
- a CDS encoding acyl-CoA carboxylase subunit beta, whose protein sequence is MTVVDEIPGEPTDTRGRVAELLALREQARRGPSDRATEAQHAKGKLTARERIGLLLDEGSFREVEQLRRHRASGFGLEEKKPYTDGVVTGWGTVEGRTVFVYAHDFRIFGGALGEAHATKIHKIMDMAIAAGAPLVSLNDGAGARIQEGVSALAGYGGIFQRNTRASGVIPQISVMLGPCAGGAAYSPALTDFVFMVRETSQMFITGPDVVKAVTGEEITQNGLGGADVHAETSGVAHFAYDDEETCIAEVRYLLGLLPSNNRENPPAVPGTDPADRRGDTLLDLVPADGNRPYDMHKVIEEIVDDGDHLEVHERWARNIVCALARMDGQVVGIVANQPQSLAGVLDIEASEKAARFVQMCDAFNIPIITLLDVPGFLPGVDQEHGGIIRHGAKLLYAYCNATVPRISLILRKAYGGAYIVMDSQSIGADLTYAWPTNEIAVMGAEGAANVIFRRQIADAEDPEAMRRRMVKEYRAELMHPYYAAERGLVDDVIDPAETREVLIASLAMLRNKHADLPSRKHGNPPQ, encoded by the coding sequence ATGACCGTTGTGGACGAAATCCCGGGCGAGCCGACCGACACCCGTGGCCGGGTGGCCGAGCTGCTGGCGCTGCGTGAGCAGGCCCGTCGTGGACCGAGTGACCGGGCGACCGAGGCGCAGCATGCGAAGGGGAAGCTGACGGCGCGTGAGCGGATCGGTCTGCTGCTGGACGAGGGTTCGTTCCGTGAGGTCGAGCAGTTGCGGCGGCACCGGGCGTCGGGGTTCGGTCTGGAGGAGAAGAAGCCGTACACCGACGGGGTGGTCACCGGGTGGGGGACGGTGGAGGGCCGCACGGTCTTCGTGTACGCGCATGATTTCCGGATCTTCGGGGGTGCGCTGGGGGAGGCGCACGCGACGAAGATCCATAAGATCATGGACATGGCGATCGCGGCGGGTGCGCCGCTGGTGTCGCTGAACGACGGGGCCGGGGCCCGGATCCAGGAGGGTGTCTCGGCGCTGGCCGGCTACGGCGGGATCTTCCAGCGCAACACGAGGGCCTCGGGCGTGATCCCGCAGATCAGCGTGATGCTCGGCCCGTGCGCCGGCGGCGCCGCCTACAGCCCCGCGCTGACGGACTTCGTGTTCATGGTCCGCGAGACCTCGCAGATGTTCATCACCGGCCCGGACGTCGTCAAGGCCGTCACCGGCGAGGAGATCACCCAGAACGGCCTGGGCGGCGCCGACGTCCACGCCGAGACGTCGGGGGTGGCGCACTTCGCCTACGACGACGAGGAGACCTGCATCGCCGAGGTCCGCTACCTCCTGGGCCTGCTCCCCTCCAACAACCGCGAGAACCCGCCCGCCGTCCCCGGCACCGACCCGGCCGACCGGCGCGGCGACACCCTCCTGGACCTGGTCCCGGCCGACGGCAACCGCCCCTACGACATGCACAAGGTCATCGAGGAGATCGTCGACGACGGCGACCACCTCGAGGTCCACGAACGCTGGGCCCGCAACATCGTGTGCGCCCTGGCCCGGATGGACGGCCAGGTCGTGGGGATCGTGGCCAACCAGCCGCAGTCCCTGGCCGGGGTCCTGGACATCGAGGCGTCCGAGAAGGCCGCCCGCTTCGTCCAGATGTGCGACGCGTTCAACATCCCCATCATCACTCTTTTGGACGTACCCGGCTTCCTGCCCGGCGTGGACCAGGAGCACGGTGGAATCATCCGGCACGGGGCGAAGCTGCTGTACGCGTACTGCAACGCCACCGTGCCGAGGATCTCGCTGATCCTGCGCAAGGCGTACGGCGGTGCGTACATCGTGATGGACAGCCAGTCCATCGGTGCGGACCTGACGTACGCCTGGCCGACCAACGAGATCGCGGTGATGGGCGCGGAGGGTGCGGCGAACGTCATCTTCCGTCGGCAGATCGCCGACGCCGAGGACCCCGAGGCCATGCGCCGGCGCATGGTCAAGGAGTACAGGGCCGAGCTGATGCACCCCTACTACGCGGCCGAACGCGGCCTGGTCGACGACGTCATCGACCCCGCCGAGACCCGCGAGGTCCTGATCGCCTCACTCGCCATGCTCCGCAACAAGCACGCCGACCTGCCGTCCCGCAAGCACGGCAACCCCCCGCAGTAG
- a CDS encoding acyl-CoA carboxylase subunit epsilon, which translates to MSTAAESVLRVEKGLADPEELAAITAVLLARAAAQPTAAPAHRGRSTAGWRRLERTPGFRAPHSWQG; encoded by the coding sequence ATGAGCACTGCTGCCGAGTCCGTGCTGCGCGTCGAGAAGGGTCTTGCCGACCCCGAGGAGCTGGCCGCGATAACCGCGGTCCTGCTCGCCCGCGCAGCCGCCCAGCCCACCGCGGCCCCCGCCCACCGGGGCCGCAGCACCGCCGGATGGCGCCGTCTGGAGCGCACGCCGGGCTTCCGGGCCCCGCACTCCTGGCAGGGCTGA
- a CDS encoding ATP/GTP-binding protein — protein MDFASSSGGAARSTTSAKIVVAGGFGVGKTTFVGAVSEINPLRTEAVMTSASAGIDDLTHTGDKTTTTVAMDFGRITLDQDLILYLFGTPGQDRFWFMWDDLVRGAIGAVVLVDTRRLADCFPAVDYFENSGLPFVIALNGFDGHQPYTPDEVREALQIGPDTPILTTDARHRADAKSALITLVEHALMARLR, from the coding sequence GTGGACTTCGCAAGCTCTAGCGGCGGAGCAGCCCGCTCCACTACCTCGGCGAAGATCGTGGTGGCAGGGGGCTTCGGCGTGGGTAAGACCACGTTCGTCGGTGCCGTCTCGGAGATCAATCCGCTGCGTACCGAAGCCGTGATGACGTCCGCCTCCGCGGGCATCGACGACCTGACGCACACCGGGGACAAGACCACCACCACGGTGGCGATGGACTTCGGTCGCATCACTCTGGACCAGGACCTGATCCTGTACCTCTTCGGTACGCCCGGACAGGACCGCTTCTGGTTCATGTGGGACGACCTGGTCCGCGGCGCCATCGGCGCCGTCGTCCTCGTCGACACCCGCCGCCTCGCCGACTGCTTCCCCGCCGTCGACTACTTCGAGAACAGCGGGCTCCCCTTCGTCATCGCCCTCAACGGCTTCGACGGACACCAGCCCTACACCCCCGACGAGGTCCGCGAAGCACTCCAGATCGGCCCCGACACGCCGATTCTGACGACGGACGCACGGCACCGTGCGGACGCCAAGAGTGCGCTGATCACGCTCGTGGAGCACGCGCTCATGGCGCGCCTCCGCTAG
- a CDS encoding DUF742 domain-containing protein, whose amino-acid sequence MTTPPGGHQYDGGRNASGEHGDNRFNFPSTPSRRGAQQPYRQPQQPQQPPQGTQQAPGWPSQRPHRYDAPQAPRIQPVQPRQAPEPAMPAAHNPLVRPYAMTGGRTRPRYQLAIEALVSTTADPSRLQGQLPEHQRICRLCFEIKSVAEISALLSIPLGVARILVADLAEAGLVAIHQPGGNESAGGQPDVTLLERVLSGLRKL is encoded by the coding sequence GTGACAACACCCCCAGGCGGACACCAGTACGACGGTGGCCGGAACGCATCGGGTGAGCACGGGGACAACCGGTTCAACTTCCCCTCCACCCCCAGCAGACGGGGCGCCCAGCAGCCCTACCGGCAGCCGCAGCAGCCCCAGCAGCCGCCGCAGGGCACCCAGCAGGCCCCCGGGTGGCCCTCGCAGCGCCCCCACCGCTACGACGCGCCCCAGGCCCCCCGCATTCAGCCCGTGCAGCCGCGGCAGGCACCCGAACCGGCCATGCCCGCCGCGCACAACCCTCTGGTCCGTCCGTACGCCATGACAGGTGGCCGGACCCGACCGCGCTACCAACTCGCCATTGAGGCGTTGGTCAGTACCACGGCTGATCCGTCCCGGCTGCAAGGGCAGTTGCCCGAGCACCAGCGGATCTGCCGGCTGTGCTTCGAGATCAAGTCGGTCGCCGAGATTTCGGCACTGCTCTCGATCCCGCTCGGCGTTGCCCGGATCCTCGTGGCCGATTTGGCCGAGGCCGGACTCGTCGCCATCCATCAGCCCGGCGGCAACGAGTCCGCCGGCGGCCAGCCAGATGTGACACTGCTCGAAAGGGTGCTCAGTGGACTTCGCAAGCTCTAG